Proteins encoded within one genomic window of bacterium:
- a CDS encoding 30S ribosomal protein S20, with amino-acid sequence MPVTKSVVKKVRQAEKRRADNKAKKSNLKTTVSKITLAKPKEKSKLYPKVQSTIDKAAKKRLLHPNKASRMKSKLAKAAK; translated from the coding sequence ATGCCTGTTACGAAAAGTGTAGTTAAGAAGGTACGTCAAGCAGAAAAAAGACGTGCCGACAATAAAGCAAAAAAGTCGAACTTAAAGACGACCGTATCGAAGATAACGCTGGCGAAACCAAAGGAGAAGTCAAAACTTTACCCCAAGGTTCAGTCTACCATCGATAAGGCCGCCAAAAAAAGACTCCTACATCCTAATAAAGCTTCGAGGATGAAGTCTAAGCTGGCAAAAGCTGCCAAGTAA
- a CDS encoding ABC transporter permease, which translates to MIRQLGRYLLFTFRAFSGMGYVLKRPRLILDQIYYLGLRSLPVASFTAIFIGMVVTLVTSYQLEAELPRFYLGATGGRTLLIELAPVVISLLVVARVGSNITARIGTMKVTEQIDALETMGINAEHYLALPIILAGVIVVPILVIYCDLIGLVAATVSAKLILNVSPDVYIFGLRRFVELKDVLGGLLKTILFGLTMGSVSSHYGFETGLGAEGVGESVTFSVVTSASMIMIIDFIVAYLVFR; encoded by the coding sequence ATGATACGCCAGCTCGGCCGATATCTTTTGTTCACCTTCAGGGCGTTCAGCGGCATGGGATACGTGCTCAAGAGACCGAGGCTCATACTCGATCAGATATACTACCTTGGCTTGCGCTCGCTTCCGGTGGCTTCGTTCACTGCTATCTTCATAGGAATGGTCGTAACGCTCGTCACATCATACCAGCTTGAGGCCGAGCTTCCGCGCTTCTACCTCGGAGCTACTGGCGGAAGAACCCTCCTCATCGAGCTCGCGCCTGTCGTAATCTCGCTGCTCGTTGTTGCGCGTGTCGGCTCGAACATAACCGCAAGAATAGGCACAATGAAGGTGACGGAGCAGATCGACGCCCTTGAAACCATGGGCATAAACGCCGAACACTACCTCGCCCTGCCCATAATACTAGCGGGCGTCATAGTAGTCCCCATCCTCGTCATCTACTGCGACCTCATAGGGCTTGTCGCGGCAACGGTATCCGCAAAGCTCATACTGAACGTTTCTCCCGACGTATACATCTTCGGCCTGCGCAGGTTCGTAGAGCTGAAGGACGTACTGGGCGGACTCCTTAAAACCATCCTTTTCGGCTTGACGATGGGCTCCGTATCTTCCCACTACGGATTCGAGACAGGACTGGGCGCCGAGGGTGTTGGCGAATCCGTCACGTTCTCCGTAGTGACGTCGGCCTCCATGATCATGATAATCGACTTCATAGTCGCCTACCTGGTGTTCAGATGA
- a CDS encoding ATP-binding cassette domain-containing protein has translation MIKVTNLSKSFGSQKVLEDVNFDAPDARRVLILGKSGSGKSVFLKCILGLLLPDTGRVFVDDTEATKLMGKPRFKRRLITLRRRIGYVFQGSALLDSLSVEDNIDLALEIKNLPWHERSRIIDEKLGLVGLDRDVRQKYPEQLSGGMKKLVAVARAIAAEPSYIFYDEPTTGLDPAMVVRITNLIIELSERLSVTSLIVTHDMGLARRAGQDIYFLKNYTLSRPKKTTRLEELYE, from the coding sequence ATGATTAAGGTTACCAACCTCTCGAAGAGCTTCGGCAGCCAGAAGGTGCTCGAGGATGTCAACTTCGACGCGCCCGATGCCAGAAGGGTCCTCATTCTCGGCAAATCTGGCTCAGGCAAAAGCGTGTTTCTCAAATGCATACTTGGACTTCTCCTGCCCGATACCGGCAGGGTGTTCGTCGACGATACAGAGGCTACCAAGCTGATGGGCAAACCCCGATTCAAGAGGCGTCTCATAACACTCAGGAGAAGGATAGGCTACGTTTTCCAGGGTTCGGCGCTTCTGGACTCTCTTTCTGTCGAAGACAACATCGACCTCGCGCTCGAGATTAAGAATCTTCCCTGGCACGAGCGAAGCCGCATAATAGATGAGAAGCTCGGACTCGTGGGGCTTGATAGAGACGTCAGGCAAAAGTATCCGGAACAGCTCTCAGGAGGCATGAAGAAGCTGGTTGCGGTCGCAAGGGCAATAGCCGCAGAGCCTTCCTACATCTTTTACGACGAACCGACCACCGGCTTAGACCCCGCCATGGTCGTAAGAATCACCAACCTCATAATAGAGTTGAGCGAGCGGCTTTCGGTAACTTCGCTCATAGTCACTCACGATATGGGTCTTGCTCGACGCGCCGGACAGGACATCTATTTCTTGAAGAACTATACCCTCAGTCGTCCGAAAAAGACGACGCGATTGGAGGAATTATATGAATGA
- the radA gene encoding DNA repair protein RadA, with protein MKKRDSTFVCQNCGFESARWLGQCPSCGAWNTFAEERVQPKSKTSSPPGKTPKPTRLADVELTESPRTSTGHSELDRVLGGGIVPGSVILLGGDPGIGKSTLALELSASLVSASKVLYVSGEESLHQLKLRAERLGINAGELNLLAETEVESIEAVIAGTSPEFVVVDSIQTMAVSGLLGAAGSVGQVRESAARFQRLAKTEGVTVLVIGHVTKFGTLAGPKTLEHIVDTVLYFEGEKFHEYRILRAVKNRFGSTNEIGLFKMTDKGLSDVDNPSFVFLSEAADRPQGAVVTVVTEGTRPLLVEVQGLTSPTPFPMPQRVTTGFPQRRFAMLLAVLARRGGISALSFDTYLNVVGGINIDEPSCDLAVVLAIASSLEDRKLPDDMVIFGELGLGGEVRQVAQAELRLKEASRLGFKRAIVPRRNAVKVKGIETIPVGSIREAIEHL; from the coding sequence TTGAAGAAACGCGATTCAACGTTCGTTTGCCAGAACTGCGGTTTCGAGTCCGCACGCTGGCTTGGTCAGTGCCCATCGTGCGGAGCATGGAACACCTTTGCGGAGGAGCGGGTTCAGCCGAAGTCCAAAACTTCAAGTCCGCCCGGAAAGACTCCAAAACCCACGAGGCTAGCAGACGTGGAGCTCACGGAAAGCCCAAGGACTTCCACGGGCCACTCAGAGCTTGACAGGGTTCTGGGCGGCGGCATAGTGCCCGGGTCGGTAATTCTCCTAGGGGGCGATCCCGGTATTGGCAAGTCCACTCTCGCGCTTGAACTCTCCGCCAGCCTCGTCAGCGCTTCTAAAGTTCTCTACGTTTCCGGCGAGGAATCCCTTCACCAGCTGAAGCTGAGGGCAGAGCGTCTGGGCATAAACGCAGGGGAGCTCAACCTTCTTGCCGAAACCGAGGTCGAATCAATAGAAGCCGTCATCGCAGGGACGTCTCCTGAGTTCGTCGTCGTCGATTCGATACAGACGATGGCAGTATCCGGACTCCTTGGCGCGGCGGGAAGCGTCGGTCAGGTCAGGGAGTCGGCGGCCCGTTTCCAGCGTCTTGCAAAAACGGAAGGCGTTACCGTTCTCGTAATCGGTCACGTAACGAAGTTCGGAACCCTTGCAGGACCCAAGACCCTTGAGCATATCGTTGATACGGTGCTTTATTTCGAGGGAGAGAAATTCCACGAATACCGGATACTGCGTGCAGTAAAGAACCGTTTCGGTTCGACCAACGAGATAGGTCTCTTCAAGATGACTGACAAGGGTTTGTCTGACGTAGATAACCCTTCATTCGTCTTTCTCTCCGAGGCAGCGGACAGGCCCCAGGGTGCGGTAGTTACCGTCGTTACAGAGGGTACACGGCCGCTTCTTGTAGAGGTGCAGGGTCTGACCTCACCCACACCCTTTCCGATGCCCCAGAGGGTGACGACCGGCTTTCCACAGCGCCGGTTCGCGATGCTTTTGGCGGTTCTTGCCAGAAGAGGCGGGATTTCGGCCCTCAGTTTTGATACGTATCTCAACGTTGTGGGCGGGATTAATATTGACGAACCCTCTTGCGACCTCGCCGTAGTTCTTGCGATAGCGAGTTCGCTAGAGGACAGAAAACTGCCTGATGACATGGTCATCTTCGGCGAACTTGGCCTGGGGGGCGAGGTTCGCCAGGTGGCACAGGCCGAACTGCGTCTTAAGGAGGCTTCAAGGCTAGGATTCAAGCGCGCAATAGTTCCAAGACGCAACGCGGTCAAGGTCAAGGGCATAGAAACAATTCCAGTGGGATCGATTCGTGAAGCCATCGAGCACCTCTAG
- a CDS encoding MCE family protein: protein MNEGRRREVAAGVFLFFGLLVLLFGISWLKDYWTLRKTYPVKVRFTDIGGLRLNDPVDVAGVIKGKVTKVDIRRNEIIVTLNIDDDIDIPVDSRVTMRSRSLFTGEKYIKIDLGQSDKVARTRKDALFEGFYLDDFSLEHVQRTLVRIEELLGQLELKGIQETVESGVKDLFKEAQRSIEPIADRSEEIGKSIDRLASASESLDSVLSRIERGEGSLGMFIADDTVYNNLKESSNELKFLLKDIREHPEKYINVKVF, encoded by the coding sequence ATGAATGAAGGACGCCGCCGAGAAGTTGCAGCCGGTGTGTTCCTGTTCTTTGGACTGCTGGTTTTGCTTTTTGGCATAAGTTGGTTGAAGGACTACTGGACGCTTCGTAAGACGTATCCGGTCAAGGTCCGTTTTACCGATATCGGAGGGCTGCGTCTGAACGATCCGGTTGATGTTGCCGGAGTAATAAAGGGAAAGGTCACGAAGGTCGACATCCGCAGAAACGAGATAATCGTGACCCTTAACATCGATGACGACATAGACATACCCGTGGATTCCAGGGTAACTATGAGGAGCCGTTCCCTTTTCACCGGAGAGAAGTACATCAAGATAGACCTGGGCCAGTCCGACAAGGTCGCCAGGACGAGAAAGGATGCGCTCTTTGAAGGCTTCTATCTCGACGATTTCTCCCTCGAACACGTTCAGCGAACGCTCGTGAGGATAGAGGAGCTTCTCGGACAGCTCGAACTCAAGGGCATTCAAGAGACTGTCGAATCCGGCGTCAAGGATTTGTTCAAAGAAGCCCAGCGGAGCATTGAACCTATCGCCGACCGATCCGAGGAGATAGGAAAGTCCATTGACCGTCTTGCATCCGCCTCAGAGAGCCTGGATTCCGTTCTCTCGCGGATAGAGCGCGGAGAAGGTTCGTTAGGGATGTTCATAGCCGATGACACCGTGTACAATAATCTCAAGGAATCCTCAAACGAGCTTAAGTTCCTCTTGAAGGACATCCGGGAGCACCCGGAGAAGTACATTAACGTAAAGGTATTTTGA
- a CDS encoding MFS transporter, with translation MTSRLNLPARDIRKGLRISVFEGAFAQVHINLTGGIFLSGLALYLNASDFEISLLSAIPALCAPLAFLSGWLAYLTGSRKAVTTATSALARGLFFIPAFVLLLKGSLNMRTLLVIIGAFNALIVITGNTWTSWMSDLVPKNRLGRYFGIRNTVTGIVGMVISYAGALFLDIFKAKEKLAAGLGWIFLIASTASLVNAVLLAFQPYPRRQSQTFRMEESFLVPLRDRKFRKLLVFLAFWFTTSGVASPFYGVHMLENLKMPYSQAAIYGVVAGILSLLFQLVWGRVIDRIHPKPVLQINFFGIAFLPLLWLFATPRFYLPIWVDSVITGIFWTGVNASLFTLMLGSITEQRLKESYIALYSTVVGVCSFVSAFLGGIIAESLAGFRLELFGFTFINYHFLFLAASLARIAALPLLARIDDPGVPSVKITLAAMGDYASRRLSMGRELIENAFVRRLPRRSNSLDEPGKKPKKER, from the coding sequence ATGACATCAAGGCTTAATCTTCCTGCAAGGGACATAAGGAAAGGACTAAGAATCTCTGTATTCGAGGGCGCATTCGCCCAGGTCCATATCAATCTAACGGGCGGCATATTCCTTTCTGGTCTGGCGCTGTATCTCAACGCCTCAGACTTCGAAATAAGCCTCTTATCGGCAATACCTGCCTTGTGCGCCCCTCTCGCGTTCCTCTCAGGATGGCTCGCTTATCTGACGGGCAGCAGGAAAGCAGTGACAACTGCCACATCCGCTCTTGCAAGAGGACTCTTTTTCATACCGGCTTTTGTATTGCTCCTCAAGGGATCTCTTAACATGCGCACCCTTCTCGTCATAATCGGGGCATTCAATGCGCTCATAGTCATCACTGGAAACACATGGACTTCATGGATGTCCGACCTTGTTCCAAAGAACAGGCTCGGCCGTTACTTTGGCATACGTAATACCGTTACTGGCATAGTGGGCATGGTTATCTCCTACGCTGGGGCGTTGTTCCTGGACATCTTCAAAGCCAAGGAAAAGCTTGCGGCAGGCCTTGGCTGGATTTTCCTCATAGCTTCAACGGCGTCTTTGGTAAACGCGGTCCTGCTCGCGTTCCAGCCTTACCCGCGAAGACAAAGCCAGACTTTCAGAATGGAAGAATCTTTCCTTGTGCCTTTAAGGGACAGGAAGTTCCGCAAGCTTCTCGTGTTTCTTGCATTCTGGTTCACCACATCAGGCGTTGCCTCTCCCTTTTACGGGGTGCACATGCTGGAGAACCTTAAGATGCCCTATTCGCAGGCGGCCATTTACGGCGTTGTCGCTGGCATTTTGAGCCTCCTTTTCCAGCTCGTTTGGGGACGCGTCATAGACAGGATTCACCCCAAGCCGGTTCTGCAGATAAACTTCTTCGGAATCGCATTCCTTCCCCTCTTATGGCTATTTGCAACCCCTCGTTTCTATCTTCCTATCTGGGTAGACTCGGTAATCACCGGAATCTTCTGGACAGGCGTCAACGCCTCGCTTTTCACGCTCATGCTGGGTTCGATAACCGAACAACGGCTCAAGGAGTCCTACATAGCCCTTTACTCGACTGTCGTCGGCGTATGCAGCTTCGTATCGGCTTTCCTTGGGGGTATAATAGCAGAATCGCTGGCAGGATTCAGACTCGAGCTTTTCGGCTTCACGTTCATTAACTACCATTTTTTGTTTCTTGCAGCATCCCTTGCACGAATAGCCGCGCTGCCTCTTTTAGCAAGGATAGACGACCCCGGAGTGCCCTCTGTCAAGATAACGCTTGCCGCCATGGGCGATTACGCATCAAGAAGGCTGAGCATGGGCAGAGAACTGATCGAGAACGCATTCGTACGTAGGCTGCCCCGAAGAAGCAACAGCCTTGACGAGCCAGGGAAAAAGCCGAAGAAAGAAAGATAA